CGGCCGGGGCAGGCGCAATGCCTGGCGCGGCGTTCAGACCGCCAGACGCTTGCGGCCCTTGGCGCGGCGTGCGTTCAGCACGGCGCGGCCGCCACGGGTCTTCATGCGCACGCGAAAGCCATGGGTGCGCTTGCGGCGGGTAACGGAGGGTTGGAAAGTGCGTTTCATGGGCGGTCCACAAAAGAACAATT
This genomic interval from Bordetella genomosp. 8 contains the following:
- the rpmH gene encoding 50S ribosomal protein L34; protein product: MKRTFQPSVTRRKRTHGFRVRMKTRGGRAVLNARRAKGRKRLAV